Proteins from a genomic interval of Sugiyamaella lignohabitans strain CBS 10342 chromosome C, complete sequence:
- the TPM2 gene encoding tropomyosin TPM2 (Minor isoform of tropomyosin; binds to and stabilizes actin cables and filaments, which direct polarized cell growth and the distribution of several organelles; appears to have distinct and also overlapping functions with Tpm1p; TPM2 has a paralog, TPM1, that arose from the whole genome duplication; GO_component: GO:0032432 - actin filament bundle [Evidence IDA] [PMID 9864365]; GO_component: GO:0000142 - cellular bud neck contractile ring [Evidence IDA] [PMID 9864365]; GO_component: GO:0005737 - cytoplasm [Evidence IEA]; GO_component: GO:0005856 - cytoskeleton [Evidence IEA,IEA]; GO_function: GO:0003786 - actin lateral binding [Evidence TAS] [PMID 9153752]; GO_process: GO:0051017 - actin filament bundle assembly [Evidence IGI] [PMID 9864365]; GO_process: GO:0007015 - actin filament organization [Evidence TAS] [PMID 10652251]; GO_process: GO:0008154 - actin polymerization or depolymerization [Evidence TAS] [PMID 10652251]; GO_process: GO:0007118 - budding cell apical bud growth [Evidence TAS] [PMID 10652251]; GO_process: GO:0007119 - budding cell isotropic bud growth [Evidence TAS] [PMID 10652251]; GO_process: GO:0030010 - establishment of cell polarity [Evidence TAS] [PMID 10652251]; GO_process: GO:0006887 - exocytosis [Evidence TAS] [PMID 10652251]; GO_process: GO:0008298 - intracellular mRNA localization [Evidence TAS] [PMID 10652251]; GO_process: GO:0000001 - mitochondrion inheritance [Evidence TAS] [PMID 10652251]; GO_process: GO:0000011 - vacuole inheritance [Evidence TAS] [PMID 10652251]; GO_process: GO:0016192 - vesicle-mediated transport [Evidence TAS] [PMID 10652251]): MDKLRETEAAQEKADEANDKVKTLEQENLQKDQEIASLTHKNSLLEQEVEELESKLNDAKGAAEEGAAHGTQNESLTKKISLLEEELENSDKNLRETTEKLRQTDVKAEHFERKVTSLEQERDDWEKKFEELSEKYSAAKAELDEITQQLESI, from the exons ATGGATAAACTTCGTGAA ACTGAGGCTGCTCAAGAGAAAGCCGACGAGGCTAATGATAAGGTCAAGACCCTGGAACAAGAGAACTTGCAAAAGGATCAAGAGATCGCTTCATTGACCCACAAGAACAGTTTGTTGGAGCAAGAAGTCGAGGAATTGGAGTCGAAATTGAACGATGCCAAgggagctgctgaagagggAGCTGCTCATGGTACTCAAAACGAGTCGCTCACTAAGAAGATTTCTCTGTTAGAAGAGGAATTGGAGAACTCGGACAAGAATTTAAGAGAGACTACTGAGAAGCTGCGCCAGACCGATGTTAAGGCCGAGCATTTCGAGCGCAAGGTCACTTCTCTTGAGCAAGAGAGAGACGACTGGGAGAAGAAGTTTGAAGAGCTGTCTGAGAAATActctgctgccaaggccGAGTTGGACGAGATCACCCAGCAATTGGAGAGTATCTAA
- the ACC1 gene encoding acetyl-CoA carboxylase ACC1 (Acetyl-CoA carboxylase, biotin containing enzyme; catalyzes carboxylation of cytosolic acetyl-CoA to form malonyl-CoA and regulates histone acetylation by regulating the availablity of acetyl-CoA; required for de novo biosynthesis of long-chain fatty acids; ACC1 has a paralog, HFA1, that arose from the whole genome duplication; GO_component: GO:0005737 - cytoplasm [Evidence IEA,IEA]; GO_component: GO:0005783 - endoplasmic reticulum [Evidence IEA]; GO_component: GO:0005789 - endoplasmic reticulum membrane [Evidence IEA]; GO_component: GO:0005789 - endoplasmic reticulum membrane [Evidence IDA] [PMID 9438137]; GO_component: GO:0016020 - membrane [Evidence IEA]; GO_component: GO:0005739 - mitochondrion [Evidence IDA] [PMID 14576278]; GO_component: GO:0005739 - mitochondrion [Evidence IDA] [PMID 16823961]; GO_function: GO:0005524 - ATP binding [Evidence IEA,IEA]; GO_function: GO:0003989 - acetyl-CoA carboxylase activity [Evidence IEA,IEA]; GO_function: GO:0003989 - acetyl-CoA carboxylase activity [Evidence IMP,ISS] [PMID 8098706]; GO_function: GO:0004075 - biotin carboxylase activity [Evidence IEA,IEA]; GO_function: GO:0004075 - biotin carboxylase activity [Evidence ISS] [PMID 1350093]; GO_function: GO:0004075 - biotin carboxylase activity [Evidence IMP] [PMID 6108218]; GO_function: GO:0003824 - catalytic activity [Evidence IEA,IEA]; GO_function: GO:0016874 - ligase activity [Evidence IEA,IEA]; GO_function: GO:0046872 - metal ion binding [Evidence IEA,IEA]; GO_function: GO:0000166 - nucleotide binding [Evidence IEA]; GO_process: GO:0006633 - fatty acid biosynthetic process [Evidence IEA,IEA]; GO_process: GO:0006631 - fatty acid metabolic process [Evidence IEA]; GO_process: GO:0006629 - lipid metabolic process [Evidence IEA]; GO_process: GO:0042759 - long-chain fatty acid biosynthetic process [Evidence IMP] [PMID 6103540]; GO_process: GO:2001295 - malonyl-CoA biosynthetic process [Evidence IEA]; GO_process: GO:0008152 - metabolic process [Evidence IEA,IEA]; GO_process: GO:0006998 - nuclear envelope organization [Evidence TAS] [PMID 9442897]; GO_process: GO:0006606 - protein import into nucleus [Evidence IMP] [PMID 12730220]): MATPEDLEANAEYIRMADQYVEVPGGTNNNNYANVELIVDIAERTNVQAVWAGWGHASENPHLPESLAASPKKIVFIGPPGSAMRSLGDKISSTIVAQHAKVPCIPWSGTGVDQVSVDKESGLVSVPDDVYIKGCCTTPEDGLEKAKKIGFPVMIKASEGGGGKGIRKVEHEDKFISLYKQVEAEIPGSPIFIMQLAGNARHLEVQLLADQYGNNISLFGRDCSVQRRHQKIIEEAPVTIARPDTFTAMEKAAVRLGQLVGYVSAGTVEYLYSHADDKFYFLELNPRLQVEHPTTEMVTGVNLPAAQLQIAMGIPLHNIRDIRLFYGVDPKTQTPIDFDFSTELSKKSQRRPVPKGHTTACRITSEDPGEGFKPSSGMMHELNFRSSSNVWGYFSVGNQGGIHSFSDSQFGHIFAFGENRQASRQHMVVALKELSIRGDFRTTVEYLIKLLETPDFEDNTITTGWLDELISKKLTAERPDPYLAVICGAVTKAHVQCEGIINDYKTSLEKGQAPSKETLKSLFAIDFIYEGERYKFTATRSSQDSYTLFINGSRVDVGVRSLSDGGLLVSIGGKSHSVYWKEEVGATRVSVDAKTCLLEVENDPTQLRTPSPGKLVRFLVESGERVKAGQPYAEVEVMKMYMPLVAAEDGIVQLIKQPGSTLEAGDILGILALDDPSRVKHAKPFEGQLPEYGPSSLIGNKPSQRFYVLHHILENILSGFDNQVVMNSTLKELIEVLRNPELPYGEWSQQASALHSRLPAKLDANLSGIVDKAKQRKAEFPAKQLLKAIEKAAPEKASEAGIYQSVVEPLTKICVRYSEGLVAHEYHVIANLLQEYIDVESLFSGSHSREEDVILRLREENKDNLRKVVMKVWSHSRVGAKNNLILAILSEYQPSKVDSSLIAAHIRPVLKNLVELESRATAKVVLKAREILIQCALPSLKERSDQLEHILRSSVVESSYGEVGLERRTPSYEVLREVVDSRYTVFDVLIQFFTHPDPYIVLAALELYVRRASRAYVIPELTYHMDSSSPAVCYKFRLPNLNNAAYNALASASAGSSNVSSPDGASSPVRTHFSRAISISDLSFLIGKNDTSPLRTGVVAPAASLDDIDEALSRALELFPRSNGGLEIKVNGGSLAQQRGVPSAAGSNNGSNGQKNPLTNICSVVVSDSDPDASDDDILDRIADVLEDNKDDLVACSVRRLTFLIGGDVGVYPKYFTFRGPDYQEDKTIRHIEPALAFQLELGRLSNFEIKPVFTDNRNIHIYEAVAKNSSSDKRFFTRGIVTPGRIRDDISTPSYLISEANRLMTDILDALEIVETSNTDLNHIFINFTAVFTLDPKQVEDAFGGFLERFGRRLWRLRVTGAEIRIMISDPTSGATFPLRAMINNVSGYVVKTDMYAEVKNNKGDWVYKSLGATPGSMHSRPVNTPYPTKEWLQPKRYKAHLMGTTYCYDFPELFRQAIISQWKKVPNAKVPEDVFSYSELIIDETEQLSEITREPGANNVGMVAWKCFAKTVEYPAGRKFVVIANDITYKIGSFGPQEDNFFNKVTELARAEGIPRIYLSANSGARIGVAEEIIPLFSVAWNDAENPSKGFRYLYLTPEHYEQLNKSAKKTVSCEHIVEDGEVRYKIEFIIGAEDGLGVECLKGSGLIAGATSRAYKDIFTITLVTCRSVGIGAYLVRLGQRAIQIEGQPIILTGAPAINKLLGREVYSSNLQLGGTQIMYRNGVSHLTANDDLAGVEKIVNWMSYVPAQRNLPVPILSLGDNWDRDVEFVPSKSEPYDVRWLIAGRENGDHFEAGLFDKGSFQETLSGWAKGVVVGRARLGGIPMGVIGVETRAVENMIPADPANPDSTEVMVQEAGQVWYPNSAFKTAQAINDFNHGEQLPLMILANWRGFSGGQRDMYNEVLKYGSYIVDALVDFKQPIMTYIPPTGELRGGSWVVVDPTINSDMMEMYADAEARAGVLEPEGMVGIKFRRDKLLSTMKRLDPKYAELCREAERKDITPAETSSIKVKLVEREKLLLPIYQQISVQFADLHDRAGRMEAKNTIRKVLDWQNARRFFFWRVRRRVNEEYLISRIAKALPKSTRLEQLARLKSLYTGHVENPESDREVAEWLEANAQKLTAAISQLAADSSVQQIISTLRSATGETAVRAVTEAFKTLSASDREAVLKSLQS; encoded by the coding sequence ATGGCCACTCCTGAGGATTTGGAGGCCAATGCCGAGTATATTCGTATGGCCGATCAGTATGTCGAGGTGCCTGGTGGaaccaataacaataactATGCCAATGTCGAGCTGATTGTCGATATTGCCGAGAGAACCAATGTTCAGGCTGTTTGGGCCGGTTGGGGTCATGCTTCGGAAAACCCCCATTTGCCAGAATCGTTGGCTGCTTCGCCAAAGAAGATTGTTTTTATTGGACCTCCTGGCTCGGCAATGAGATCTTTGGGTGATAAGATCAGTTCGACCATTGTTGCTCAACACGCCAAAGTTCCTTGTATTCCCTGGTCCGGTACTGGTGTTGACCAGGTTTCTGTTGATAAGGAGTCTGGTCTTGTTTCTGTTCCTGACGATGTATATATTAAGGGTTGTTGTACTACCCCAGAAGACGGTCTTGAGAAAGCCAAGAAGATTGGCTTTCCTGTCATGATTAAAGCTTCggaaggtggtggtggtaaagGTATTCGTAAGGTCGAGCACGAGGATAAATTCATTTCTCTGTATAAGCAAGTCGAAGCCGAAATTCCTGGTTCGCCTATCTTTATCATGCAATTGGCCGGTAACGCCAGACATTTAGAAGTACAATTGTTGGCGGATCAGTACGGTAACAATATTTCATTGTTCGGAAGAGATTGTTCGGTTCAAAGACGTCACCAAAAGATTATTGAAGAGGCTCCTGTCACTATTGCCAGACCCGATACTTTCACTGCTATGGAGAAGGCTGCTGTCCGTTTGGGTCAATTGGTCGGTTATGTCTCTGCCGGTACTGTCGAGTATTTGTACTCTCACGCAGATGATAAGTTCTATTTCTTAGAATTGAACCCTCGTTTGCAAGTCGAACATCCTACTACTGAAATGGTCACTGGTGTTAATCTTCCAGCAGCCCAATTGCAAATTGCCATGGGTATTCCTCTTCATAACATTCGTGACATTCGTTTGTTCTACGGAGTTGATCCCAAGACTCAAACTCCTATTGATTTCGACTTTTCCACTGAACTCAGTAAGAAGTCGCAAAGACGTCCTGTTCCCAAGGGTCACACCACTGCCTGTAGAATTACTTCCGAGGATCCTGGTGAGGGCTTTAAACCTTCCAGTGGTATGATGCACGAACTTAACTTCAGATCGTCTTCTAATGTCTGGGGTTATTTCTCGGTTGGTAATCAAGGTGGTATCCACTCATTTTCCGACTCGCAATTCGGTCACATTTTCGCGTTTGGTGAGAATAGACAGGCCTCTCGTCAACACATGGTTGTTGCTTTGAAGGAGTTGAGTATTCGTGGTGATTTCCGTACCACTGTTGAATATTTGATTAAGTTGCTGGAGACTCCTGATTTCGAGGACAATACCATCACCACTGGTTGGTTGGATGAGCTTATTTCCAAGAAACTTACTGCCGAGAGACCTGATCCTTATTTGGCTGTTATTTGTGGTGCCGTCACCAAGGCTCATGTCCAATGTGAGGGTATTATCAACGACTACAAGACTTCTCTTGAAAAGGGTCAAGCTCCTTCTAAAGAGACCCTCAAGTCGTTGTTTGCTATTGATTTCATCTACGAGGGTGAGAGATACAAGTTCACTGCCACCAGATCTTCTCAAGATTCTTatactttatttattaacgGATCCCgtgttgatgttggtgtCCGGTCGCTTTCTGATGGTGGTTTGCTTGTGTCCATTGGTGGCAAGTCTCACTCTGTTTACTGGAAGGAAGAAGTCGGTGCTACCAGAGTATCTGTTGATGCCAAGACCTGTCTTTTGGAGGTCGAGAACGACCCCACCCAATTGAGAACCCCATCTCCTGGTAAGCTTGTTCGTTTCTTGGTTGAGAGTGGCGAGCGTGTCAAGGCTGGTCAACCTTACGCTGAAGTCGAGGTCATGAAAATGTACATGCCTTTGGTTGCTGCCGAGGACGGTATTGTTCAACTTATCAAGCAACCCGGATCCACGTTGGAAGCTGGTGACATTCTTGGTATACTTGCTCTTGACGACCCCAGCAGAGTCAAGCACGCCAAGCCTTTTGAGGGTCAATTGCCTGAGTACGGTCCTAGCAGTCTCATTGGTAACAAGCCTTCTCAAAGATTCTATGTTTTGCATCACATTTTGGAGAACATTTTGTCTGGTTTCGACAATCAAGTTGTTATGAACAGCACTCTTAAGGAGTTAATTGAGGTCTTGAGAAATCCTGAATTGCCATATGGTGAATGGTCTCAACAAGCCTCTGCTTTGCACAGCAGATTACCTGCTAAGCTGGATGCTAATCTGTCAGGAATTGTTGACAAGGCCAAGCAACGTAAAGCCGAGTTCCCTGCCAAGCAGCTTTTGAAGGCCATTGAGAAGGCTGCTCCTGAAAAGGCCAGTGAAGCTGGTATCTACCAGTCGGTTGTTGAACCTCTTACCAAAATCTGTGTTAGATACTCCGAGGGTCTTGTTGCTCACGAGTACCACGTCATTGCTAATTTGCTGCAAGAATACATTGACGTTGAGAGTCTCTTTTCTGGCTCTCACTCTCGTGAGGAGGACGTTATTCTCAGACTTCGTGAGGAGAACAAGGATAACCTTAGAAAGGTTGTTATGAAGGTGTGGTCTCACAGCAGAGTCGGTGCCAAGAACAATCTTATTCTTGCCATTTTATCGGAATACCAACCATCCAAGGTTGATAGTTCTTTGATTGCCGCTCACATCAGACCTGTGTTGAAGAACTTGGTCGAGCTCGAGAGCAGAGCTACTGCCAAGGTCGTGCTCAAGGCCCGTGAAATCCTCATTCAATGTGCTTTGCCTTCTCTCAAGGAGAGATCTGACCAACTTGAACACATCTTGCGTTCTTCTGTTGTTGAGTCAAGTTATGGTGAGGTCGGTTTGGAGAGACGTACTCCTAGCTACGAAGTTCTTAGAGAGGTTGTTGATTCTAGATACACTGTTTTCGACGTTCTCATTCAATTCTTCACCCACCCTGATCCTTATATCGTCTTGGCTGCCCTTGAATTGTACGTCAGACGTGCTTCTAGAGCTTATGTTATTCCCGAGCTCACCTACCACATGGACTCGAGTTCGCCTGCTGTTTGTTACAAGTTTAGATTGCCTAACTTGAACAACGCTGCTTATAACGCTCTTGCCAGCGCCAGTGCCGGTTCTAGCAATGTCTCCTCTCCTGATGgggcttcttctcctgtcAGAACTCACTTTTCTAGAGCTATTTCCATTTCTGACTTGTCTTTCTTGATTGGCAAGAACGACACTTCTCCTCTTAGAACCGGTGttgttgctcctgctgcttctcttgATGATATCGACGAAGCTCTTTCTAGAGCTCTTGAGCTTTTCCCTAGATCCAACGGTggtcttgaaatcaaggtTAACGGTGGCTCTTTGGCCCAACAAAGAGGTGTCCCCTCTGCTGCCGGATCTAATAACGGTAGCAACGGGCAAAAGAACCCATTGACCAATATCTGCAGTGTTGTTGTTAGCGATTCTGACCCAGATGCCAGCGATGACGATATTCTCGACAGAATTGCCGATGTTCTTGAAGACAACAAGGACGATCTCGTTGCTTGTTCTGTTCGTCGTCTTACTTTCCTCATTGGAGGAGATGTTGGTGTTTACCCCAAGTACTTTACTTTCCGCGGTCCTGACTACCAAGAAGACAAGACTATCCGTCACATTGAGCCTGCTCTTGCTTTCCAACTTGAGTTAGGAAGATTGTCTAACTTTGAAATCAAGCCTGTCTTTACTGATAACAGAAACATCCACATCTACGAAGCAGTTGCCAAGAACTCGTCTTCTGATAAGAGATTCTTCACTAGAGGTATTGTGACTCCTGGCCGTATCAGAGATGATATTTCTACCCCATCATACCTTATTTCCGAGGCTAACCGTCTCATGACTGACATTCTCGATGCTCTTGAGATTGTTGAAACTTCCAACACTGATCTTAAccacatcttcatcaattttaCTGCTGTTTTCACCTTGGATCCCAAGCAAGTTGAAGACGCCTTTGGTGGATTTTTGGAGAGATTCGGTCGTCGTCTGTGGCGTCTTCGTGTCACTGGTGCTGAAATTCGTATCATGATTTCCGATCCTACCTCTGGTGCCACTTTCCCTCTCCGTGCCATGATCAACAACGTATCTGGATATGTTGTCAAGACCGACATGTACGCTGAAGTTAAGAACAACAAGGGTGACTGGGTATACAAGTCGCTTGGTGCCACTCCTGGTAGCATGCACTCTAGACCTGTCAACACTCCTTATCCTACCAAGGAATGGCTTCAACCCAAGAGATATAAGGCCCATCTTATGGGAACCACCTACTGTTACGATTTTCCCGAGTTGTTCCGTCAAGCTATTATCTCGCAATGGAAGAAGGTTCCTAATGCCAAGGTTCCTGAGGATGTTTTCTCTTACTCCGAGCTTATTATTGATGAGACTGAGCAATTATCCGAAATTACCCGTGAGCCTGGTGCTAACAATGTTGGTATGGTTGCTTGGAAGTGTTTTGCCAAGACTGTCGAATACCCTGCTGGTAGAAAGTTTGTTGTCATTGCCAACGATATCACATACAAGATCGGTTCGTTTGGTCCTCAAGAAGacaacttcttcaacaagGTTACTGAATTGGCTCGTGCCGAGGGTATTCCTAGAATCTACCTTTCTGCCAACTCTGGTGCTCGTATTGGTGTTGCTGAGGAGATTATTCCTTTGTTCTCTGTTGCTTGGAATGACGCTGAGAATCCTTCTAAGGGTTTCCGTTACTTGTACTTGACCCCTGAACACTACGAACAACTAAACAAGTCTGCTAAGAAGACTGTCAGCTGTGAACATATTGTTGAGGATGGTGAAGTCAGATACAAGATCGAGTTTATCATTGGTGCCGAAGATGGTTTGGGTGTTGAGTGTTTGAAGGGATCTGGACTGATTGCCGGTGCTACCTCAAGAGCTTACAAGGATATCTTTACCATTACTTTGGTTACTTGTAGATctgttggtattggtgCCTACCTTGTTCGTTTGGGTCAAAGAGCCATTCAAATTGAGGGACAACCCATCATCCTTACTGGTGCTCCTGCTATTAACAAGCTTCTTGGTCGTGAGGTCTACAGCTCTAACTTGCAATTGGGCGGTACCCAGATCATGTACCGCAATGGTGTTTCTCACTTGACTGCCAATGATGACcttgctggtgttgagaAGATTGTTAACTGGATGTCCTATGTTCCAGCTCAAAGAAACCTTCCTGTCCCTATCTTGTCTCTTGGTGACAACTGGGATCGTGATGTTGAGTTTGTTCCATCTAAATCTGAGCCCTATGATGTTCGTTGGCTCATTGCCGGTCGTGAAAATGGCGACCACTTCGAGGCTGGTCTTTTCGACAAGGGTTCATTCCAAGAGACCTTGAGTGGATGGGCCAAGGGTGTCGTTGTTGGTAGGGCTCGTCTTGGTGGTATTCCTATGGGTGTTATTGGTGTTGAGACTAGAGCTGTGGAGAACATGATTCCTGCTGATCCTGCCAACCCCGATTCTACTGAAGTCATGGTCCAAGAGGCTGGTCAAGTTTGGTACCCCAACTCTGCTTTCAAGACTGCTCAAGCCATTAATGACTTTAACCACGGTGAGCAACTCCCCTTGATGATTCTTGCCAACTGGAGAGGTTTCTCTGGTGGTCAACGTGACATGTACAACGAGGTCTTGAAGTACGGATCGTACATTGTTGATGCTCTTGTTGACTTTAAGCAACCTATTATGACTTATATTCCTCCTACTGGTGAACTCCGTGGTGGTTCTTgggttgttgttgacccTACCATCAACAGTGATATGATGGAGATGTatgctgatgctgaggCTCGTGCTGGTGTTTTGGAACCCGAGGGAATGGTTGGTATCAAATTCCGTCGTGACAAGCTTCTCAGTACTATGAAGCGTCTTGATCCTAAATATGCTGAACTTTGTCGCGAAGCTGAACGCAAGGATATTACTCCTGCtgagaccagcagcatcaagGTTAAGTTGGTTGAACGTgagaagttgttgttgccCATTTACCAACAAATCAGTGTTCAATTCGCCGACTTGCACGACCGTGCCGGTCGTATGGAAGCTAAGAACACCATCCGCAAGGTGCTCGACTGGCAAAACGCGAGAAGATTCTTTTTCTGGCGTGTGCGTCGTCGTGTGAATGAAGAGTACCTCATCTCTCGCATTGCCAAGGCTCTTCCTAAGTCTACTAGACTTGAGCAATTGGCTAGATTGAAGTCTCTCTATACTGGACATGTTGAGAACCCTGAAAGTGATAGAGAAGTTGCTGAGTGGCTCGAAGCCAATGCTCAAAAGCTTACTGCTGCCATTAGTCAACTTGCTGCTGACTCTTCTGTTCAACAGATTATCTCTACATTACGGTCTGCCACTGGTGAGACTGCCGTTCGTGCTGTCACCGAAGCATTCAAGACCCTTTCTGCATCCGACCGTGAAGCTGTCCTGAAGTCTCTTCAGTCATAG